The following are from one region of the Polaribacter marinaquae genome:
- a CDS encoding OstA-like protein, producing the protein MIYSAEQQYVDENKYPGATVLIGNVKMTHEGAILTCKQALFYQKENFFKALENVTIKQGDTITQTSDYLDYDANSKQALSWGNVVLKDPEMTLTTDTLQFDRLNQKLYYRSYATIKDQTNTLNSKNGNYYLETKKFTATTRVTVVNPEHNLESNHLDYYTNSGLTYLYGPSTITNTQNENKIYCERGFYNTKTDISYFVKNAKLFLKERTVEGDSLYYDKKQGFASATNNIQVIDTVKNFVTRGNYAEIFEEKDSLFIIEKAVAISIVDKDSTFIHGDTLLITGAPEKRIVRTYHDVKIFKSDLQGKCDSIHTDQKTGVTKMFRNPVLWSDGNQITGDTIHLISNVETEKLDSLKVLNNAFIVSKDSLSIDEYNQIKGRNMFGKFKENKLKLLLVKGNAESVYYNRNEETGVIETITKEISSNIEFTLENGQIATIKYLKKSEGKTYPPSLFPSEDKKLQGFIWRESEQPKTKEDIFKDDKNQKLPVKSDKDFIKPLIIDDPKNNTRESTSKNK; encoded by the coding sequence ATGATTTATTCTGCAGAACAACAATATGTAGATGAAAACAAATATCCTGGAGCAACCGTATTAATTGGTAATGTAAAAATGACGCATGAAGGCGCGATTCTTACATGTAAACAAGCTTTGTTTTATCAAAAAGAAAACTTTTTTAAAGCATTAGAAAATGTAACTATTAAACAAGGTGATACGATTACGCAAACTAGTGATTATCTAGATTATGATGCTAATTCTAAACAAGCTTTGTCTTGGGGAAATGTAGTTTTAAAAGATCCGGAAATGACTTTAACTACAGATACTTTGCAGTTTGATAGATTAAATCAGAAATTATATTACAGAAGTTATGCTACTATAAAAGACCAAACAAATACTTTAAATAGTAAAAACGGAAACTATTATTTAGAAACTAAAAAGTTTACAGCAACTACAAGAGTTACCGTTGTAAACCCAGAGCATAACCTAGAATCTAATCATTTAGATTATTATACAAACTCGGGTTTAACCTATTTATATGGTCCTTCAACAATTACAAATACTCAAAATGAAAATAAAATTTATTGTGAAAGAGGTTTTTACAATACAAAAACAGATATTTCTTATTTTGTAAAAAATGCAAAACTTTTTTTGAAAGAAAGAACTGTAGAAGGCGATAGTTTGTATTATGATAAAAAACAAGGTTTTGCCTCTGCTACAAACAATATTCAGGTAATAGATACAGTTAAAAACTTTGTTACTCGTGGTAATTATGCCGAAATTTTTGAAGAAAAAGATTCACTTTTTATCATTGAAAAAGCTGTGGCAATTTCTATTGTAGACAAAGATTCCACATTTATTCATGGTGATACACTTTTGATAACTGGTGCTCCAGAAAAAAGAATTGTAAGAACTTATCATGATGTCAAAATTTTCAAATCAGATTTGCAAGGTAAATGCGATTCTATACATACAGATCAAAAAACAGGTGTTACAAAAATGTTTAGAAACCCTGTGTTATGGTCTGATGGCAACCAAATAACAGGTGACACTATTCACTTAATATCTAATGTAGAAACTGAAAAATTAGATTCTTTAAAAGTATTAAATAACGCTTTTATAGTTTCTAAAGATTCTCTTTCTATAGATGAATATAACCAAATAAAAGGAAGAAATATGTTTGGTAAATTCAAAGAAAATAAACTTAAATTATTGTTGGTAAAAGGAAATGCCGAATCTGTGTATTATAACAGAAACGAAGAAACTGGTGTTATAGAAACAATTACCAAAGAAATATCTAGTAATATTGAGTTTACTCTAGAAAACGGACAAATTGCTACAATTAAATATTTAAAAAAATCAGAAGGAAAAACATATCCTCCTTCCCTATTTCCATCAGAAGATAAAAAATTACAAGGATTTATTTGGCGAGAAAGCGAGCAACCAAAAACAAAAGAAGATATTTTTAAAGATGATAAAAATCAAAAGTTACCTGTAAAAAGTGATAAAGATTTTATAAAACCTTTAATTATTGACGATCCTAAAAATAACACAAGAGAAAGTACTTCTAAAAATAAGTAA
- a CDS encoding aspartate aminotransferase family protein, which produces MKEDFFKYQAQTSPHPFALEISHAKGSYIFDTDQKKYLDFVAGVSANSLGHNHPKVTNAIKSQLDAYSHVMVYGEFVQKPQVDLCKILVKNSPEKLNSVYLTNSGTEATEGALKLTKRVTNRSEIIAAKKSYHGNTMGAMSVSGVEEQIQAFRPLIPGSKFIEFNNEQDLDKITTKTAAVILETIQGGAGFIAPTNNYLAKVKSKCEKVGALLILDEIQTGIGRTGTFWGFENYNIIPDIIITGKGLGGGMPIGAFIADFKNMVLLKENPKLGHISTFAGNPVIAAAGYATVTEILNENLLEESLRKEDLIRKHLKHPTIKEIRGKGLMLAVILENPDITAKVVFDCLDKGLILFFLLFENCALRVTPPLNISDEEIILGCNIILDSLNNNSK; this is translated from the coding sequence ATGAAAGAAGATTTCTTTAAATATCAAGCGCAAACGTCTCCTCACCCATTTGCTTTAGAAATATCACATGCAAAAGGAAGTTATATTTTTGATACAGATCAAAAAAAATATTTAGATTTTGTTGCTGGTGTTTCTGCAAATAGCTTAGGCCATAATCATCCGAAGGTTACAAATGCTATTAAAAGTCAATTAGACGCTTATTCTCATGTTATGGTTTATGGTGAGTTTGTACAAAAACCGCAAGTAGACTTATGTAAAATCTTGGTAAAAAATTCTCCGGAAAAATTAAATTCAGTATATCTTACAAATTCTGGCACAGAAGCTACAGAAGGTGCTTTAAAATTGACAAAGAGAGTTACAAATAGATCTGAAATAATAGCAGCAAAGAAATCTTATCATGGCAATACTATGGGCGCAATGAGTGTTTCTGGAGTCGAAGAACAAATTCAGGCTTTTAGACCTTTAATTCCTGGTTCTAAATTTATTGAATTTAATAATGAACAAGATTTAGACAAAATTACAACCAAAACAGCTGCTGTAATTTTAGAAACAATACAAGGTGGCGCTGGTTTTATTGCACCAACAAACAATTATTTAGCTAAAGTAAAATCGAAATGTGAAAAAGTAGGTGCACTTTTAATTTTAGATGAAATACAAACAGGAATAGGTAGAACAGGAACCTTTTGGGGCTTCGAAAACTACAATATAATTCCAGATATTATTATCACGGGTAAAGGTTTGGGTGGCGGAATGCCAATAGGTGCTTTTATTGCTGACTTTAAAAATATGGTGCTTTTAAAAGAAAATCCAAAACTTGGTCATATTTCTACTTTTGCAGGAAACCCTGTTATAGCAGCTGCGGGTTATGCCACAGTGACAGAGATTTTAAATGAAAATTTACTTGAAGAAAGTTTACGTAAAGAAGATTTAATTAGAAAGCATTTAAAACATCCAACTATAAAAGAAATTAGAGGAAAAGGTTTAATGCTTGCTGTAATTTTAGAAAATCCTGATATTACAGCAAAAGTAGTTTTTGATTGTTTAGATAAAGGTCTTATTCTTTTCTTTTTACTTTTTGAAAATTGCGCACTTCGTGTTACTCCTCCTTTAAATATTTCTGATGAAGAAATTATTTTAGGTTGTAATATAATTTTAGATAGTTTAAATAATAACTCGAAATAA
- a CDS encoding anti-sigma factor translates to MKKVLNLAIIFALTTLFVACSDNENEPTTGNLTVNLSGLEELGADFVYEGWLIVNGSPVSTGTFTSVNFPQSYTVDLADLQDATKFVLSIEPAVDSDPAPAATKILAGDFSGNSASVNSDNIVVDASGDLKTLGESYGKYILATPTDDDDTNEASGVWFLDNSDAPTVTAGLGLPALTDGWKYEGWVVINGTPVSTGTFLTGSGADDNAATSPFKGTLNNGPGYPGEDYVMGSAAGVDFPTDLKGATIVISVEPSPDNSSAPFTLKPLAHLVPSTAKDHTVLTMGAGPVVNLSGTVTR, encoded by the coding sequence ATGAAAAAAGTTTTAAACTTAGCAATTATTTTTGCTTTAACAACACTATTTGTTGCATGTAGCGACAATGAAAATGAACCAACCACAGGTAATTTAACTGTAAATTTATCAGGATTAGAAGAATTAGGTGCAGATTTTGTATATGAAGGTTGGTTAATTGTAAACGGATCTCCGGTTAGTACTGGTACATTTACTAGTGTTAATTTTCCGCAGAGTTACACTGTAGACCTTGCAGATTTGCAAGACGCTACTAAGTTTGTGCTATCTATTGAGCCAGCAGTAGATTCTGACCCAGCACCTGCAGCAACTAAAATTTTAGCTGGTGATTTTTCTGGAAATTCAGCAAGTGTAAATTCAGATAATATTGTAGTTGATGCTTCTGGAGATTTAAAAACTTTAGGAGAATCTTACGGAAAATATATTTTAGCTACTCCAACTGATGACGATGATACAAATGAAGCAAGCGGAGTTTGGTTTTTAGACAATTCAGATGCTCCAACAGTTACAGCTGGTTTAGGTTTACCTGCTTTAACAGATGGATGGAAATATGAAGGTTGGGTGGTAATAAATGGCACACCTGTTAGTACCGGAACATTTTTAACGGGTTCAGGAGCCGATGATAACGCTGCAACATCTCCTTTTAAAGGAACTTTAAATAATGGTCCTGGATATCCTGGAGAAGATTATGTAATGGGTTCTGCAGCTGGTGTAGATTTTCCTACAGATTTAAAAGGAGCAACGATTGTAATATCGGTAGAGCCAAGTCCAGATAATAGTTCAGCTCCATTTACATTAAAACCATTAGCGCATTTAGTGCCAAGTACCGCAAAAGACCATACAGTTTTAACAATGGGAGCAGGCCCTGTTGTAAATTTATCTGGAACAGTAACTAGATAA
- a CDS encoding Crp/Fnr family transcriptional regulator has protein sequence MKNIWFFDHVNLFHLLCPHKFKDYKKCHSFDTYQKSDYIYFTEDAANKVFLIEKGKVKIGYYTGAGEEIINAILTKGELFGEKAILGEEKRNEFAQSIDMKTSICPISVETMHDLMRDNKTFSLKIYKFLGLRFKKLERRLQLILFKDTRTRFLEFTKELCEEYGYDCESTGDKIIVHPYTQKDIASLIGTSRSNLNVLMNELKDENIINFNRKELRILQKMA, from the coding sequence ATGAAAAATATATGGTTTTTTGATCACGTTAATTTGTTTCATCTTTTATGTCCACATAAATTTAAAGACTACAAAAAATGCCACAGTTTTGATACTTATCAAAAAAGTGATTATATCTATTTTACAGAAGATGCAGCAAATAAAGTTTTTCTTATTGAAAAAGGAAAAGTTAAAATAGGTTATTACACAGGAGCTGGTGAAGAAATTATCAATGCAATTTTAACAAAAGGAGAGCTATTTGGCGAAAAGGCTATTTTGGGAGAAGAAAAAAGAAATGAATTTGCACAATCTATAGATATGAAAACGTCTATTTGCCCAATAAGTGTAGAAACAATGCATGATTTAATGCGTGATAATAAAACATTTAGTTTAAAAATTTATAAATTCTTAGGACTTAGATTTAAAAAGTTAGAGAGAAGATTACAATTAATTTTATTTAAGGATACCAGAACTCGTTTTTTAGAATTTACAAAAGAACTTTGTGAAGAATATGGCTACGATTGCGAATCTACTGGAGATAAAATAATAGTTCATCCGTATACCCAAAAAGATATTGCATCTTTAATAGGTACATCTAGATCTAATTTAAATGTTTTAATGAACGAACTTAAAGATGAAAATATTATAAACTTTAATAGAAAAGAACTTAGAATTTTACAAAAAATGGCTTAA
- a CDS encoding peptidoglycan DD-metalloendopeptidase family protein, producing the protein MKLNPFESFLKNISETPLLAIEKKIHLSSYVPINISNTNKDLLSFDVSSSKDWENYIEAFLKKENKHVAYGGYLEKRNLYDRSAYFKNLSEEDKRNIHLGIDLWCKEKTKVLAVLKGKVHSFNFNKNHGDYGPTIILEHKIADYNFYTLYGHLSENSIQNLKVGDKFNEGEVIAELGNATVNGDYAPHLHFQIIKDLQGNKGDYPGVSSSKDLDFYKENCPNPNLLLKIND; encoded by the coding sequence ATGAAATTAAATCCTTTTGAATCTTTTTTAAAGAATATATCAGAAACGCCTTTATTAGCTATAGAAAAAAAAATACATCTATCTAGTTATGTACCAATAAACATTTCTAATACAAATAAAGACTTATTAAGTTTTGATGTTTCTTCTTCGAAAGATTGGGAAAATTATATTGAAGCTTTTTTAAAAAAAGAAAATAAGCATGTAGCTTATGGTGGTTATTTAGAAAAAAGAAATTTATATGACAGAAGTGCGTATTTTAAAAATTTAAGTGAAGAAGATAAAAGAAATATACACTTAGGTATTGATTTGTGGTGTAAAGAAAAAACCAAAGTATTGGCCGTTTTAAAAGGAAAAGTACATAGTTTTAATTTTAATAAAAATCACGGTGATTACGGACCAACAATTATTTTAGAACATAAAATCGCAGATTATAACTTTTATACTTTATATGGACATTTATCTGAAAATTCGATTCAAAATTTAAAAGTTGGCGATAAATTTAATGAAGGAGAAGTAATTGCAGAATTAGGAAATGCTACAGTAAACGGAGATTATGCACCACATTTACATTTTCAAATTATAAAAGATTTACAAGGTAATAAAGGTGATTATCCAGGTGTTTCCTCTAGTAAAGATTTAGATTTTTATAAAGAGAACTGCCCAAACCCTAACTTATTATTAAAAATTAACGATTAA
- a CDS encoding aconitate hydratase yields MAFDIDMIKKVYSTVVERVDAARELTGKPLTLAEKILYSHLWDSNSDKAFVRGIDYVDFAPDRIALQDATAQMALLQFMQAGKSKVAVPTTTHCDHLIQAKNGASSDLQNALNTSNEVFNFLESVSNKYGLGFWKPGAGIIHQVVLENYAFPGGMMIGTDSHTVNAGGLGMVAIGVGGADAVDVMAGMPWELKFPKLIGVKLTGKLSGWTAPKDVILKVAAIVSAKGGTGAIVEYFGEGATSMSCTGKGTICNMGAEIGATTSTFGYDESMERYLRATDRGDVADAANEVKDYLTGDKEVYANPEQYFDQVIEINLSELSPLLNGPFTPDLSTKAGADMTEAANANDWPLKVEWGLIGSCTNSSYEDLSRASSIAQQAIDKGLKTKADFGINPGSEKVRYTADRDGILGIFEKLDAKIFTNACGPCIGQWARYEDPKNAPKNSIIHSFNRNFAKRADGNPNTHAFVASPEMVAAVTIAGRLDFNPITDKLINENGEEVMLDEPTGWELPPKGFEVKDDGYLAPEEDGSHVKIAVNEDSERLQLLEPFTPIGNDISGAKLLIKAFGKCTTDHISMAGPWLRFRGHLDNISNNCLIGAVNAFGKKTNFVKNQITGEFGGVPDTARAYKAAGIKTVVVGDHNYGEGSSREHAAMEPRHLGVVAVIVKSFARIHETNLKKQGMLGLTFANEADYDLIQEDDTFNFLDLNEFAPDKPLTIELVHADGSKDTIIVNHTYNQSQIDWYNEGSALNLIKKENA; encoded by the coding sequence ATGGCATTTGATATTGATATGATTAAAAAAGTGTATTCAACCGTTGTTGAACGTGTTGATGCTGCTCGTGAACTTACAGGAAAACCACTAACCTTAGCAGAAAAGATTTTATATTCTCACTTATGGGATAGTAATTCTGATAAGGCGTTTGTAAGAGGAATAGACTATGTAGATTTTGCTCCAGATAGAATTGCTTTGCAAGATGCAACAGCACAAATGGCATTGTTACAATTTATGCAAGCTGGTAAATCTAAAGTAGCGGTACCAACCACTACCCATTGCGATCACTTAATTCAAGCTAAAAATGGCGCAAGTTCAGATTTGCAAAATGCATTAAATACAAGTAATGAAGTATTTAATTTTTTAGAATCTGTTTCTAATAAATATGGTTTAGGTTTTTGGAAGCCAGGTGCAGGAATTATACACCAAGTAGTCTTAGAAAATTATGCATTTCCTGGAGGAATGATGATTGGTACAGATTCTCACACAGTTAATGCTGGAGGATTAGGTATGGTTGCCATTGGAGTTGGTGGTGCAGATGCAGTAGATGTTATGGCAGGTATGCCTTGGGAGTTAAAGTTTCCGAAATTAATTGGTGTAAAATTAACAGGTAAATTATCTGGTTGGACAGCGCCAAAAGATGTTATTTTAAAAGTTGCTGCTATTGTTTCTGCTAAAGGAGGTACTGGCGCTATTGTAGAATATTTTGGAGAAGGTGCTACTTCTATGTCTTGTACAGGTAAAGGTACAATTTGTAACATGGGAGCAGAAATAGGAGCTACAACTTCTACATTTGGTTATGATGAATCTATGGAACGTTATTTACGTGCTACAGACAGAGGTGATGTAGCTGATGCTGCAAATGAAGTTAAAGATTATCTAACAGGAGATAAAGAAGTATATGCGAATCCAGAGCAATATTTCGATCAAGTAATAGAGATTAATTTATCAGAACTAAGTCCGTTATTAAATGGTCCTTTTACTCCAGATTTATCTACAAAAGCTGGTGCAGATATGACAGAAGCAGCCAATGCTAACGATTGGCCTTTAAAAGTAGAGTGGGGATTGATTGGTTCTTGTACAAACTCTTCTTACGAAGATTTATCAAGAGCTTCTTCAATAGCCCAACAAGCTATAGACAAAGGTTTAAAGACAAAAGCAGATTTTGGAATAAATCCTGGTTCTGAAAAAGTTAGATATACTGCAGATAGAGATGGTATTTTAGGAATCTTTGAAAAATTAGATGCTAAGATTTTTACAAATGCTTGTGGACCTTGTATAGGGCAATGGGCACGTTATGAAGATCCAAAAAATGCTCCTAAAAACTCAATAATTCATTCCTTTAATAGAAACTTTGCAAAACGAGCAGATGGTAACCCTAATACGCATGCATTTGTTGCTTCGCCAGAGATGGTTGCAGCTGTAACTATTGCTGGTCGTTTAGATTTTAATCCTATTACAGATAAATTAATTAACGAAAACGGAGAAGAAGTAATGTTAGATGAACCTACAGGATGGGAATTGCCGCCAAAAGGTTTTGAAGTTAAAGATGATGGTTATCTAGCGCCTGAAGAAGATGGAAGTCACGTTAAAATTGCTGTAAATGAAGATTCTGAAAGATTACAATTATTAGAGCCATTTACGCCAATTGGAAATGATATTTCTGGAGCAAAATTATTAATTAAAGCTTTCGGAAAATGTACAACAGACCATATTTCTATGGCAGGACCTTGGTTACGTTTTAGAGGGCATCTAGACAATATTTCTAACAATTGTTTAATTGGTGCAGTAAATGCGTTTGGTAAAAAAACAAATTTTGTTAAAAATCAAATTACAGGAGAATTTGGTGGAGTGCCAGATACAGCCAGAGCTTATAAGGCAGCAGGAATAAAAACAGTGGTTGTAGGAGATCATAACTATGGTGAAGGTTCTTCTAGAGAGCACGCTGCAATGGAACCTAGACATTTGGGGGTAGTTGCTGTAATTGTAAAATCTTTTGCAAGAATTCACGAAACAAACCTTAAAAAACAAGGAATGTTAGGTTTAACCTTTGCAAACGAAGCTGATTATGATTTAATTCAAGAAGATGATACATTTAATTTCTTAGATTTAAATGAGTTTGCACCAGACAAACCTTTAACTATAGAATTAGTACATGCAGATGGATCTAAAGATACTATTATTGTAAATCATACTTATAACCAAAGTCAAATAGATTGGTATAATGAAGGTTCTGCATTAAACTTAATAAAAAAGGAAAATGCTTAA
- a CDS encoding bifunctional aconitate hydratase 2/2-methylisocitrate dehydratase produces the protein MSIYKDYLKQIEERKTKGLHPQPIDGADLLSAIIEQIKDTENEYREQSLNFFIYNVLPGTTSAAVVKAKFLKEIILGESIVPEISTDFAFEQLSHMKGGPSVKVLLDLALGADEVIANKAAKVLKTQVFLYEADTDRLEEAFNNGSSIAKDIIESYAQAEFFTKLPEIEEEIEVVTYIAGVGDISTDLLSPGGDAHSRSDRELHGQCMFEHNKDMQNELLALKEQHPDKRVMLIAEKGTMGVGSSRMSGVNNVALWTGIPSSPYVPFINIAPVIAGTNGIAPIFLTTVGVTGGIGLDLKNWVIQKDEKGNTIVDEDGEPVLKQMYSVETGTVLTINTKEKKLYHGKTELKDISAAFTPQKMEFMKAGGSYAVVFGKKLQTFACKTLGIEVPQVYAPSKEVSIEGQGLTAVEKIFNKNAVGTSGATLHAGSYVRAEVNIVGSQDTTGLMTSQELEMMAATVISPIVDGAYQSGCHTASVWDDKSKANIPRLMSFMNDFGLITGRDPKGKYFPMTDVIHKVLNDITVGDWDIIIGGDSHTRMSKGVAFGADSGTVALALATGEASMPIPESVKVTFKGQMKSYMDFRDVVHATQQQMLKQFGGENVFQGRVIEVHIGTLTADEAFTFTDWTAEMKAKASICISEDDTLIESLEIAKGRIQIMIDKGMDNDKQVLKGLVEKAETRITELKTGIKPSLRPDADAVYHAEVIIDLDEIAEPMIADPDVNNDDVSKRYTHDNIRPLSYYGGTKKVDLGFVGSCMVHKGDMKILAQMLKNVEAQNGKVEFKAPLVVAPPTYNIVDELKEEGDWEVLQKYSGFEFDDSAPKGLARTKYENLLYLERPGCNLCMGNQEKAEPGDTVMATSTRLFQGRVVKDSGEKKGESLLSSTPVVVLSTILGRTPTMAEYEAAVDGIVLTKFKPSQKQLVR, from the coding sequence ATGAGTATTTATAAAGATTACCTAAAACAGATTGAAGAACGAAAAACGAAAGGACTTCATCCACAACCAATTGATGGTGCAGATTTATTAAGCGCAATTATTGAGCAAATTAAAGATACAGAAAATGAGTATAGAGAACAATCTCTAAACTTTTTTATCTATAACGTTTTACCGGGTACAACAAGTGCAGCCGTTGTAAAAGCTAAGTTTTTAAAAGAGATTATTTTAGGTGAATCTATTGTTCCAGAAATTTCTACAGATTTCGCTTTCGAGCAATTATCGCACATGAAAGGTGGACCATCGGTTAAAGTATTACTTGATTTAGCTTTAGGAGCTGATGAAGTAATAGCGAATAAAGCTGCAAAAGTTTTAAAAACTCAAGTATTTTTATATGAAGCAGACACAGATCGTTTAGAAGAAGCTTTCAATAACGGAAGTTCTATCGCTAAAGATATTATTGAAAGTTATGCCCAAGCAGAATTCTTTACAAAGCTGCCAGAAATAGAAGAAGAAATTGAGGTAGTTACTTACATAGCTGGTGTAGGTGATATATCTACAGATTTATTATCTCCGGGAGGTGATGCACATTCACGTTCTGATCGGGAGTTACATGGGCAATGTATGTTTGAACATAACAAAGACATGCAAAATGAATTATTAGCTTTAAAGGAACAGCATCCTGATAAACGTGTAATGTTAATTGCAGAAAAAGGAACTATGGGAGTTGGATCTTCTAGAATGTCCGGTGTAAATAACGTTGCATTATGGACAGGTATTCCTTCAAGTCCATATGTACCTTTTATAAACATTGCACCAGTAATTGCTGGTACAAATGGTATTGCTCCGATTTTTTTAACAACGGTTGGAGTAACAGGAGGTATCGGTTTAGATCTTAAAAATTGGGTAATTCAAAAAGATGAAAAAGGTAATACTATTGTAGATGAAGATGGAGAACCAGTTTTAAAACAAATGTATTCTGTAGAAACAGGTACTGTTTTAACGATCAATACAAAAGAAAAAAAATTATACCACGGTAAAACAGAATTAAAAGATATTTCTGCAGCCTTTACTCCGCAAAAAATGGAGTTTATGAAAGCAGGTGGTTCTTACGCTGTTGTTTTCGGTAAAAAATTACAAACATTTGCTTGTAAAACTTTAGGAATTGAAGTGCCACAAGTATATGCACCTTCAAAAGAAGTATCTATAGAAGGTCAAGGTTTAACAGCTGTTGAGAAAATATTTAATAAAAATGCAGTAGGTACATCAGGCGCTACATTACACGCAGGTTCTTATGTTCGTGCAGAGGTAAACATTGTAGGTTCGCAAGATACTACAGGTTTAATGACGTCTCAAGAATTAGAAATGATGGCTGCAACAGTTATCTCTCCAATTGTTGACGGTGCTTACCAATCTGGTTGTCATACAGCATCAGTTTGGGATGATAAATCTAAAGCTAACATACCGAGATTAATGAGCTTTATGAACGATTTTGGTTTAATTACTGGTCGTGACCCTAAAGGAAAATATTTCCCAATGACGGATGTTATTCATAAAGTATTGAACGATATTACTGTAGGTGATTGGGACATCATTATTGGTGGAGATTCGCACACACGTATGTCTAAAGGTGTTGCTTTTGGAGCAGATTCAGGTACTGTAGCTTTAGCATTGGCAACAGGTGAGGCATCAATGCCAATTCCAGAGTCAGTTAAAGTAACCTTTAAAGGACAAATGAAATCTTATATGGATTTCCGTGATGTTGTGCACGCAACACAGCAACAAATGTTAAAACAATTTGGAGGTGAAAACGTTTTTCAAGGTCGTGTAATTGAGGTACATATTGGTACTTTAACGGCAGATGAAGCATTTACATTTACAGATTGGACAGCAGAAATGAAAGCTAAAGCATCTATCTGTATTTCAGAAGATGATACTTTAATAGAGTCATTAGAAATTGCTAAAGGTCGTATTCAGATTATGATTGATAAAGGAATGGATAATGATAAGCAAGTGCTGAAAGGTCTTGTAGAAAAAGCCGAAACTAGAATCACTGAGCTTAAAACAGGTATTAAGCCTTCTTTAAGACCAGATGCAGATGCTGTTTATCATGCAGAAGTTATTATTGATTTGGATGAAATTGCAGAACCAATGATTGCAGATCCAGATGTAAATAATGATGATGTTTCAAAACGTTACACACACGATAACATCAGACCATTATCATATTACGGAGGAACTAAAAAAGTAGATTTAGGTTTCGTAGGATCATGTATGGTTCACAAAGGAGACATGAAAATTTTAGCTCAAATGCTTAAAAATGTCGAAGCTCAAAATGGGAAAGTAGAATTTAAAGCACCTTTGGTTGTAGCACCACCAACATATAATATTGTTGATGAGCTTAAAGAAGAAGGAGATTGGGAAGTATTACAAAAATACTCAGGATTTGAATTTGACGATAGCGCACCAAAAGGATTAGCACGTACAAAGTACGAAAACCTGCTATACCTAGAGCGTCCAGGTTGTAACCTATGTATGGGTAACCAAGAAAAAGCAGAACCAGGAGATACTGTAATGGCAACATCTACACGTTTGTTTCAAGGAAGAGTTGTAAAAGATTCTGGAGAGAAAAAAGGAGAATCTTTATTATCATCTACACCCGTAGTTGTTTTATCAACAATTTTAGGAAGAACACCAACTATGGCAGAATATGAAGCTGCTGTTGATGGTATTGTTTTAACTAAATTTAAGCCTTCACAAAAACAATTAGTTAGATAA